The genomic region ATTTTTTTcagcttcgtcattttgacttcaatcaattgcggttcgtcattacatcacatCACTTTTTtgagctgttgcgattggttaactagTTTGTTATTTTGGGGGTATATGCGCATTGATTTCccgctttgcacagtatcaaaattGCGAAATGCCAAAAAATGTAGGTTCTGCATTTTGAATTGGGACCATCAATATCATTGGCACAAGttttctaaccaaatttcatgaagattgcaaaataaatgtggtctctagagtgttaacaaggctaaAATTGGCGCCAAACGTAGAACAACGCACAAAAGACAAAAGGCGgacacaaaagctcacaatgagctcATGATAGCCTTTAATCCTCACCTGAGTTCAAGGAAACCAGTTGCTGAAGACATTACCAGGCGTTCTAGTTTTTTaacaaacttgacctagattcaaacatggccttcatattattaaccctttgcatgctgggaaatttgtcgtctgctaaaatgttatctgctaaatttctaaaattagcattttcttcgatttttttttcaaagaatactatcagaatagcaaacagtttggatcctgatgagacaccacgttctgtggcgtctcatctggatccaaactgtttgcacaggcattcaaaatttggttcccgcactgaaagagttatgaTTAGCACcaagactgagtcataaatatggTCCATATGGTAACAAGATTTATTCAGGCTTGtgtacctggtgacctagtttgtggAGGCAAGTGACCCGAGATTTCAACGTGGACTATCAagatagtttaaacctatttctttatattgattgcatcaaaaactttcggcttattgaaacactcgaGTCAGTTTCATGGGTACAATCAGTCCTTGGTGTCAATGGGGAAGATCTTGAGAACGCACCCACGGTGGGGATCCAACCTGTGACCACCCAATTATTAGGCGGACACCACATTAAATACACTATGGCAGAGATACTATTATCATAATGTTCTAACCATGTTaaatcaagattgagtcataaatgttgcctctagattGGCAACAAGGCTTTTCTAAGACTCGGCGTAATGACCTAGTTTCTTTACGCATGTGAACCAGATTCTTATAAAGCCTTGGTTTTGCTaaaattaacattctgaccaagatcCATCAATATTGAATCATAAATATAGCCTCTAGAGATGtaaaagtttttctatgatttgaccttgtgactttgTCCTTGTGACCTAGATTTCAaacacatgtgacccagattagatctcaaataaaaaataaataaataaacattacaaccaTTTTAAATCAAGACTTAGTAATAAATGTTTAGCCTAGAGGAGTTAAGAGGTTTTTTAAGCTTTACCAGGTGTCTTTGTTTTTGTCCATTGGCTTGCCAATGGACTTAATAATCACAAATCGAAAAGACGGTCCGGTCGTTTGAGTGAAAAAATGCGTTAAAAATTCCCGGATGTAGTAGGATATTGGCAGACAAAGAAGATAATTAACACTGAATTTTCTAATTCTTACACTTTTTCACTTAGACACTTTTTATTGAAGATTTTTTTCTGAGAATTTTTCTAGCAACATAATAACAATTGCTAGTGAATTTTTCTAGGACCATTTTTAGTGAAAAAAACGTTAttagaaaatataacaaatatcgtTTGTAAAACAATGCTATTTTTTGCAAAAGCttttaacatttactatacagATGGGGTTATCACataatagtcaagatggcgatgtcTATGCTGAGGCAGGTTTATCGTTTGTAAAACAATGCTATTTTTTGCAAAAGCttttaacatttactatacagATGGGGTTATCACataatagtcaagatggcgatgtATATGCTGAGGCAGGTTTTTCGTTgtattataccctttattacttgtattaactTTTCAaatgctgctcactttccagcaatatCAGCATGAAAGTAACTAGcgttttatttgtattaatatttgctctttATCTCAACTTTACTCTCTGCAAAATTTCTCAGCCCGATGACTTATATACAGCCAattttcactaattttaataataaaaaaatgctattATCACCTTTTAACTGATATGGCTGTTAATTGAACGTCATTGAAAAATTCAACAAAAGCAATGAAGGATATAAAACTgggaaaaataactgtctcggcatggacgttgccatcttgaaTATCACTTGATTTATTATCACCTCTGTTACACAGGTGATCCGCATTAGTTACTACCCACTACCCCCATATTCTACCCCCGTAAACCCCTACCCACAGCTACTACtactgtaaaaaaacaacatggtgTGATCACATTAGCTCACTTTGTGCTGAAAATCTATCCATGCTATTGGACCTGGTTCTTTTGCGGGATATTATGTCTGATCATGCTTAACACTTGTTGCAAGTTATATAAAGATCCATCAATTTTGGATAAAGTTATGCTCCGGTCCCAAAtttgaccttggaccttgaaTTGTGAGCTTGACCTTGGACCCAGAGACCTAGTTTTGGCACGCTACACTCCATCTCATTTAACTAAtggcaagttatttaaaaatacatccaCGCTTGACAAAGTTATGAACTAGACAAATATTTCCTACCGTATCCAAGACTGTCTCGCCTGCTTGGTTGGCCTAATAATGTGTTTTGTTATCTAATCCGACACATACCGTTTTGCAGTATACATAAGTTATCATTCTGGAACCTGGTTCAATAGATTCATGGATGTCCagcttaattatttaataatttaatttgaaaagCTTGCACAAACAAAACTGAGTACGTACATGCCTTAAATTTTCAGACCATTTCtgggacattgagctcaattttccgggatatttgccgattttccgggacatgtacaatgtatacatatagcgatatatatagacatatatgcatttttggtacgcatttttttcacatcgtaaattgctaagttcgaaagcctatccaaATACACAAGATCAATTaaagtcaaattaaacattactactttcgttactagatacaagccacgtggtTTTCGTGTTAGAAAAGAGCACCAAAttgcttttgtgtacatgtcACACCATCTGCACGGCcgcataaaaactttgtagcgcagagaacctTGAGATCtgtaattttgtataaaaaatctgTAATGCCTAGTTGTTGAtacttttttattcatttataacatttatatcaaaTCATGAAATGagaacatacattcatataaaaatacatacatacgtacacaGAAGTCATTAATTTTCCATTTATTTAGTTAGTGTAACTGTCAAATAaccaatcataaaaaaaaaaaaaaaaaaaacacagtagatcgtcaactcaaatccgGACACTACAGAACGTCACGAGTCACATCAGTTACAAACAAACGTGTTTCACTGCAACACACATTTCACTCACAATCTTGGTGTTGAAGACTGCAAGATGGCGTCTGTCAATGGGAATTTGCTGATCACCTTACTGGTCATTTCCTCATGGAAGTCACGAACGTTCCTGCAAGTAGATACAATATAAATGTTGCTCATTGCATATTATTTACGGATTACAGATGGCAAGATGTGGTTAAACATTAGCttgtacataaatatatttacatttttatttcatttatggcAGTCACAGATTACTGAGTATATGTTGCATTATCTACATGTTTACCTGAAAAAACTCGCTCCTAGTTCTGGGTGGACATCTTCATTCTCCGCCAGGTAGGTACGAGCTGCCACGCAGACTGCCAGGAGATCGTCGTCACGTTGGATCTCTCGGCAGCTGAAGTCGACTTTCGTCACGTCACTTAAGCTGTTGAGGACTGACGTCTTGATGAACTTCCCAATGAACGTGCGTATGACGAGAACAATCTCTCTGTGGTGGTAGCCCACCATGGAATCGCTGTtctgaaataaaacatgtcaattttgtgttaaaatacaatacaattatacaCGTATACACAAATAACCTAATAGCAATAAAATACACGAGAGTTCTATTGCATGCAAATATGTATATTGGCAATCGTGATTTGTACTATGTTATATCGTAAAGCTATGTAAGATCGTATTGACCG from Dreissena polymorpha isolate Duluth1 chromosome 5, UMN_Dpol_1.0, whole genome shotgun sequence harbors:
- the LOC127880695 gene encoding uncharacterized protein LOC127880695 codes for the protein MVGYHHREIVLVIRTFIGKFIKTSVLNSLSDVTKVDFSCREIQRDDDLLAVCVAARTYLAENEDVHPELGASFFRNVRDFHEEMTSKVISKFPLTDAILQSSTPRL